In the Psychromicrobium lacuslunae genome, ACTGTCAATAAGCCGCACGGTGAGTTGAAGGTGCACGCTGACCCAGCGCTCAAATTGCCGGCGTTGCCCGAGGGGGAGCTGCCCGCTGGTTCCCGTCAACGCCTGCAAGAACTTGGCCCCGAAGGCTTCGCCAAAGCGCTCCGCGAACAGCAAGCCGTGGCTGTCACCGACACCACCTTCCGGGACGCGCATCAGTCCCTACTGGCAACCAGGGTACGCACCAAGGACCTATTGGCTGCCGGTCCAGCGGTCTCGGCACTGACTCCGGAACTGCTCTCGGTTGAGGCCTGGGGCGGCGCCACCTACGACGTCGCGCTGCGCTTCCTTGGCGAAGACCCGTGGGAGCGGCTCTCCGCGCTCCGTCAGGCACTGCCGAATGTTTGCCTACAAATGCTGTTGCGCGGCCGTAACACGGTTGGCTACACCCCGTATCCGGAAGATGTCACCGAGGCGTTCGTGCAGGAAGCAGCGGCCAGCGGTATCGATATTTTCCGGATCTTCGATGCGCTCAATGACGTCAATCAAATGGCACCAGCGATCAAAGCGGTGCGGGCCACCGGAACCGCTGTCGCCGAAGTGGCGCTCTGCTACACCTCGGACATGCTGGATCCTGAGGAGAAGCTCTACACTCTCGATTACTATCTGGAACTCGCCGACCGAATCGTCGAAGCGGGAGCGCATATCCTGGCGATTAAGGATATGGCAGGGCTTTTGCGACCAGCGGCTGCCGCGAAGCTAGTCGGCGCGCTCCGCGAGCGTTTCGAGCTCCCCGTGCATCTGCACACTCACGACACCGCAGGCGGCCAGCTGGCAACGCTACTGGCCGCTGTAGACGCCGGGGTAGATGCGGTTGACGTTGCCTCAGCGGCGTTGGCTGGTACCACCAGCCAGCCTTCGGCCTCCGCGCTGGTGGCCGCCCTGGCGCACACGCCACGGGATACCGGTATTTCGCTCGCCGGGGTGAGCGCACTCGAACCCTATTGGGAGGCCATTCGCCGGGTCTATGCACCTTTCGAATCCGGCCTGCCGGGACCCACCGGCCGGGTCTACCAACACGAGATTCCCGGTGGACAGCTCTCCAACCTCCGTCAACAGGCCATCGCGCTGGGACTGGGAGAGCGGTTCGAGGCAATTGAAGATATGTACACCGCCGCCGACCGGATTCTAGGGCATTTGGTGAAGGTGACGCCCTCTTCCAAGGTGGTGGGCGATCTTGCGCTGCATTTAGTGGGGCTGGGGGCCGACCCCGCCGACTTCGAGCAGAATCCGCAGAACTACGATATTCCGGATTCAGTGATTGGCTTCCTCTCCGGAGAATTGGGCGACCCGCCCGGTGGCTGGCCGGAGCCGTTCCGTAGCAAGGCGCTGCAAGGACGGGCGGTCAAACCCCGTAAGGTCGAGTTGAACGAACAGGACCGTGCCGGTCTGGCAGGGGACTCGGCGAGTCGGCGCGGCACCTTAAACCGGTTGCTCTTTGCCGGGCCCACTCAGGAATTCCAGACCGTCCGGGACACCTTCGGGGATGTCTCGGTGCTCGACACCCGGGACTATCTCTTCGGCCTGCAACGTGGCCAGGAGCACGTGATTGAGTTGGGTAAGGGAGTTCGGCTGATTGCTTCACTGGAGGCGATTTCCGATCCCGACGAAAAGGGCATGCGGCTGGTGATGTGCACCCTGAATGGCCAGTCTCGTCCGGTGAGCGTACGGGATAAGAGCATTGAATCTAAGGTGAAGTCCGCCGAGAAGGCTGACCCACAGGTACCCGGTCAGGTTGCTGCACCCTTTGCCGGAGCGGTCACCCTGGTCGCTGCGGTGGGGGACACCGTGGCAGCCGGGGATACCGTGGCGACCATCGAGGCGATGAAGATGGAGGCGTCGATCACCACGCCGGTGGCCGGAAGGGTGAGCCGGGCAGCGATCTCTCAGGTGGAGCAGGTCAATGGCGGAGATCTCTTGCTGGTAGTGGAGAGCTAAGATTTCGCTGTTTTAGCGCTCTGACCGGGCTGTGCGCTAGGGTAAGTGCTGATTTGACTCAGGTATCGTGTCTGAGCTGAGTCGCCCGGCAAAGAGAGAAGAAAGAGTCATGCCAACGGAGACCGAGAAGACTGAGCCTAGCCACGGCGAGCTGAGTAGTGACAGTGCGGCCGATCCATCGAGCACCGGCGTCGTTAGCAGCTTTACCGAGGTGATCGTCTCGGTTGATGCCGAGGATTCGGTTGCCTCAACGGGTGATGAGGCTTCGGCCAAGCCGTCGGAGCTTGAACCAGCAGCCGGGGATTCGACTGAACCGGAAGCCGCCGTTGAACCGGCCTCAAAGACGGCCCAGTCCGTTGCGTCCGAATCGGAGCAGCAGTTAGTTGTGCAGCCGGAGGCTGAAGAGTTGGTCACTGAGCAGGCAGCTAGTGAGCAGTTGGTCGGTGAGTCTGGAACGAGTGTTTCAAGGGCCGGGGAGCCAACTGCCCGAGAGAGCAATTGGCAGCCCAGTGGCTCGCAGCTCAAGCTTTCGGCCACGGCTGAAACGTCGCTACAGAACGACAGCGAAGCGCAGCGTAGCAGCGCCCGTCGTGGGCAGGATCAGCAAGGCAAGCCTGAGCCCGCTGCCGCGCTGACCGCAGATCGGCTGTTGGAGAGCCCGCAAACCCCGCCGGTGGCGGGCTGGCGGCGCTGGTTGTATCAGGGCTCCTTCGGCTACATCAACGTCGGGGATTCGGACAAGGTCCGCTTACAACGAGTGATGGAACACCGGATCGCCGCTAGGCTCGGCCAGCGAACTCGTTATATTCCGGTGCTCTCGCGTAAGGGCGGCGTAGGCAAGACCACGGTGACCACTTTGCTTGGCATGGTGCTCGCCAATATGCGCGAAGACCGAGTGATTGCAATGGATGCAAACCCGGATCGCGGCACCCTCTCGGACCGCTCGCCAGGCCGAGCAGATCACACCGCGCGGCAATTGGTGCGGAACCGGTTCACAGTGAACAGCTTCTCCGAGCTAGCCAGTTATGTAGCCCGTGACGGCTCGCGCCTCGATGTGCTTGCTTCCGATACCGATCCGGCCATCGCCGAAGCCTTTGACGATGCTGATTACCGAGCCGTAACAGATATTCTGAGCCGTTACTACTCGATCGTCCTTACTGACTCTGGCACCGGCATGGTGCACTCAGTGATGAAGGGCACCCTTGAGAAGGCCGATACCGTGGTCTTGGTATCTGGAGGTAGCGTCGATGAGGCCAGACTAGCCTCGGAGACGCTTTCCTGGTTGGAAGCGCACGGTCGGCAGGACCTGGTGGCCAAAGCCATCGTGGTAGTCAATATGTCTGCCGGGGAGGGCACCCGGGTCAATATTGACCAGATCGAAGACCACTTCCGCTCCCGGGTTAAATCGGTGATCCGGTTACCCTATGACAAGCATTTGGCGGAGGGCAGCCGAGTTGATCTGAATCGGCTGAACCCGGCAACAAAGGCTGCGGTCATCGAGCTGGCGGCGCTTACCGTGGATGAGTTGCAGGGGCTCTAAACAGCATTCTTAACGAGTTTGGCCCCGGACGTCAGCGACGTCCGGGGCCAAACTCGCTCAATGAGCCAGTTTGCTCAGGCCGGTTTCGGGGCCGAATAGATTTCCTCGACCACGCCGTCGAAATCCTTGAGCACCTGGGCGCGTTTAATCTTCAGCGAAGGTGTCAGATGGCCGCTGGTCTCGGTGAAATCCGTGGGCACGATACGGAAGGACTTAATCGCTTCGGCGTGCGAGACCGAGCTGTTGGCCCGGTCAATGACCTTCTGAATGGCGTCGAGCACGACCTGGCTCTGTGCTGCGTCCTGCACCGAAATTCCCTGATCCAAGCCGTGGTGGCTGGCCCACTGTGGCAGGGCTTCTTCGTCCAGAGTGACCAGTGCGGCAATAAAGGGTCTGCCTTCGCCGATCACCACGCACTGTGAGACCAAGGCATCGGCGCGAATCTGATCCTCCAATTGCGCCGGAGCAACATTTTTGCCGCCTGCCGTGACAATGATCTCCTTTTTCCGGCCGGTGATGCTCAGGAAGCCGTCCTCGTCCAGCTGACCGATATCGCCGGTGCGGAACCAGCCATCGACAAAGGCTTCGGCACTTAGATCATCACGGTGGAAATAGCCGCGCATCACCGAGACACCCTTGGCCAGGATTTCCCCGTCCTCGGCAATCTTGACCGCATTACCGGGCAATGGTCGACCCACGGTGCCGATTTTGATCAGATCGGGACGGTTCACCGTGACCGGGGCTGTAGTTTCGGTCAGCCCGTAGCCCTCCAGCACGGTAATGCCGATGCCGTAGAAGAAGTTGCCGAGGCGCTGACCGAGCGGCCCGCCACCGGAGACCGCGTATTGCAGCTGGCCGCCCATAGCGGCCCGCAACTTCGAGTAGACGAGTTTATCGAACAGGCCATGCTTGAGCTTGAGGAGGAACGGCACTTTGCCCTGTTGCAGAGCTTTGGAATACTCAATAGCGGTCTCGGCTGCTTTGCCGAAAATCTTGCCCTTGCCTTCGGACTCCGCTTTCAGTACCGCTGAGTTGTAGACCTTCTCGAAGACCCGAGGGACGGCCAGAATATAGGTGGGCTTGAAGCTCTGGAAATCGGAGAGCAAGTTCTTAATATCGGGGGTATGCGCGGTGCGCGAACCGCCGGCCACATTCAGAATGGCGATGAAGCGGCCAAAAACGTGTGCCAGGGGCAAGAACATAATGGTTTGCGCACCTTCAGTGGCCACTGCCTCGGAGAGTACGCCAAGCGCATTATCAGAAAGCTCGACAAAGTTGCCGTGCGTGATCTCAGCACCCTTGGGGCGCCCGGTGGTGCCAGAGGTGTAGATCAAGGTGGCGACATCGCGTAGCCCGGCAGCGGAGCGGCGCTTCTCCACCTCTTCGTCGGCAATCTCGCGGCCAGCCTGCCGCAATTCGTCCAGTCCGTCATCGGACATCTTCCAGAACTGCTTTACGGCGTCCAGGCTCTCCGCCTGCACTGCCTGGCGAATAGTGGCTAAATGCGAATCCGCTTCGCCGAAAGCAGCGACCGCACCGGAATCCGCGAGATTCCAGGCCACCTGGCTGGCAGCCGAGGTTTCATAAATCGGCACCGAAACCGCTCCGGCGTACCAGATCGCAAAATCGACGAGGGTCCATTCGTAACGGGTGCGGGACATAATGCCAACCCGTTCGCCGGGGTTTACACCGCTGGCAATCAGCCCCTTGGCCAGGGCGATCACGTCCGCCCGGAATTCGGTGGCTCGGATATCTCGCCAATTGCCACTGTCATCGAGCACCGCAAAGAGGGCGCGATTAGCGGGATCCTTAGCCTGGCGCTCCAGTAAATCAGTGCTATTGCTCTGCTCTGGGACGGTGACTACTGCCGGTACGGAAATTTCTTTCACTGATAGCTCCCTCGATATCTACTGATCAGTAACTTTACTGTGCAAGGCCGAGTTTCCCAACTACCTTCTAGAATAAGGCTGTGAGTTCACTAACACCCGAATATCGAGGTTCAGCATTGGCAATCGGCATCGATATTGGTGGCACAAAGGTGGCTGCCGGGGTGGTGGACGATCAGGGCACGGTGCTGGCGGAGCTGCGTAGACCTACCCATGGCAGCGATCCGAGAGCGGTTGAGGCAACTATCGTGGAGCTGGTCTCCGAGCTCGGCGCTGATTATCCGATTGGCTCGGTGGGTATCGGGGCAGCGGGGTGGATGGATCTCAGCGGCGGTACCGTATTGTTTAGCCCGCACCTGGCCTGGCGGAATGAACCACTCCGGCAGAACCTGGAGCGCCTGCTGAACCGCCCGGTGATGCTTACCAATGATGCCGACGGTGCTGCCTGGGGGGAGTGGAAGTTCGGCAAGGCGCGCGGCGAGAGCCGGTTGGTGTGTATCACCTTAGGCACCGGTATCGGCGGAGCCATGGTGATGGATGGCCGACTGGAGCGCGGCCGATTCGGTGTTGCCGGGGAGTTCGGCCACCAAGTGATTATGCCTGGCGGGCATCGCTGCGAGTGTGGCAATCGGGGATGCTGGGAGCAGTATGCTTCGGGCAATGCGCTCGGCCGGGAAGCCCGCGAGCTGGCCCGTGCCAATTCGCCGGTAGCGCAGGAGATTTTGCGTGCCGTGGACGGCGATATTGACGCTATCACGGGAGCGGTGGTGACCGAGCGGGCTAGGCAAGGAGACGCTGCCTCAATTGAACTCATCGAAGACATTGGCTCTTGGCTGGGCCTTGGCCTAGCTAACCTGGCAGCGGCACTCGACCCGGGAATGTTCGTGGTGGGCGGCGGGCTCTGTGAGGCGGGAGAGCTTTTGCTAGCTCCGACGCAGCGCGCCTTTAAGCGGAATTTGACCGGCAGAGGCTTCAGGCCCGCGGCCGCCATCGAACTTGCAGAACTCGGGGCGGCGGCCGGCATGATTGGCGCCGCAGATCTCTCTCGAAGCCTACGGATCAGTGAGGCAGGCGGAGCGCAACGCTAGACCTGTGCGCCGTCATCGTCGTGATCGCGATGACCGGGCAGCCGGTAAATCAGATAGCCGACCGACAATAAGAACGCCGCGATGGCGGCAATGATCAGCATCAGCGGTGCGTCTCGCCAAAAAATTGCAGCGCAAAGTAAAGCGACCGGCATTCCCGCAGCACCGAGCCAGGCCAGTGCGATGGATGGTTCCACCGTGGCGAGCGAGGCCGGCTCAGCGGGCACAAAGTCTTCCTCATCGTCGCTTAGCTCGTAGTCACGGGGACCAGCTGCCGGAGCCTGTTCGGGTTCGGCGGCAGCCTGCACATTGAGCGGGTCGAACTGCCGAAAACTCGAGCGGTGCTCACTCTGCTCACTCTGCTCAGTGCCTGGCAACTCTGACTCGCGACCTTCCTCGGAGCCAAAAATGCTCT is a window encoding:
- a CDS encoding pyruvate carboxylase; the encoded protein is MFSKILVANRGEIAIRAFRASYELGANTVAVFPQEDRNSIHRQKADEAYLIGEEGHPVRAYLDVAEIVRVAKEAGADAIYPGYGFLSENPDLARAAQAAGITFVGPPAEVLELAGNKVSALKAAKAAGVPTLKSSEPSKDLDELLAAADEIGFPIFAKAVAGGGGRGMRRVETREDLPEALKAAMREADAAFGDPTMFLEQAVLRPRHIEVQILADAQGNVMHLFERDCSLQRRHQKVIEIAPAPELDDSIRQALYRDAVAFAKALGYVNAGTVEFLVDTAGERAGQHVFIEMNPRIQVEHTVTEEITDVDLVQAQMRIAAGATLADLGLSQETVAIKGAALQCRITTEDPANGFRPDVGKITGYRSAGGAGVRLDGGTVYSGAEISPHFDSMLVKLTCRGRDYPTAVARARRALAEFRIRGVSTNIPFLQSVLDDPDFVAGNVATSFIEERPELLKTHVSADRGTKLLSWLADVTVNKPHGELKVHADPALKLPALPEGELPAGSRQRLQELGPEGFAKALREQQAVAVTDTTFRDAHQSLLATRVRTKDLLAAGPAVSALTPELLSVEAWGGATYDVALRFLGEDPWERLSALRQALPNVCLQMLLRGRNTVGYTPYPEDVTEAFVQEAAASGIDIFRIFDALNDVNQMAPAIKAVRATGTAVAEVALCYTSDMLDPEEKLYTLDYYLELADRIVEAGAHILAIKDMAGLLRPAAAAKLVGALRERFELPVHLHTHDTAGGQLATLLAAVDAGVDAVDVASAALAGTTSQPSASALVAALAHTPRDTGISLAGVSALEPYWEAIRRVYAPFESGLPGPTGRVYQHEIPGGQLSNLRQQAIALGLGERFEAIEDMYTAADRILGHLVKVTPSSKVVGDLALHLVGLGADPADFEQNPQNYDIPDSVIGFLSGELGDPPGGWPEPFRSKALQGRAVKPRKVELNEQDRAGLAGDSASRRGTLNRLLFAGPTQEFQTVRDTFGDVSVLDTRDYLFGLQRGQEHVIELGKGVRLIASLEAISDPDEKGMRLVMCTLNGQSRPVSVRDKSIESKVKSAEKADPQVPGQVAAPFAGAVTLVAAVGDTVAAGDTVATIEAMKMEASITTPVAGRVSRAAISQVEQVNGGDLLLVVES
- a CDS encoding MinD/ParA family ATP-binding protein, producing the protein MPTETEKTEPSHGELSSDSAADPSSTGVVSSFTEVIVSVDAEDSVASTGDEASAKPSELEPAAGDSTEPEAAVEPASKTAQSVASESEQQLVVQPEAEELVTEQAASEQLVGESGTSVSRAGEPTARESNWQPSGSQLKLSATAETSLQNDSEAQRSSARRGQDQQGKPEPAAALTADRLLESPQTPPVAGWRRWLYQGSFGYINVGDSDKVRLQRVMEHRIAARLGQRTRYIPVLSRKGGVGKTTVTTLLGMVLANMREDRVIAMDANPDRGTLSDRSPGRADHTARQLVRNRFTVNSFSELASYVARDGSRLDVLASDTDPAIAEAFDDADYRAVTDILSRYYSIVLTDSGTGMVHSVMKGTLEKADTVVLVSGGSVDEARLASETLSWLEAHGRQDLVAKAIVVVNMSAGEGTRVNIDQIEDHFRSRVKSVIRLPYDKHLAEGSRVDLNRLNPATKAAVIELAALTVDELQGL
- a CDS encoding AMP-dependent synthetase/ligase, with product MKEISVPAVVTVPEQSNSTDLLERQAKDPANRALFAVLDDSGNWRDIRATEFRADVIALAKGLIASGVNPGERVGIMSRTRYEWTLVDFAIWYAGAVSVPIYETSAASQVAWNLADSGAVAAFGEADSHLATIRQAVQAESLDAVKQFWKMSDDGLDELRQAGREIADEEVEKRRSAAGLRDVATLIYTSGTTGRPKGAEITHGNFVELSDNALGVLSEAVATEGAQTIMFLPLAHVFGRFIAILNVAGGSRTAHTPDIKNLLSDFQSFKPTYILAVPRVFEKVYNSAVLKAESEGKGKIFGKAAETAIEYSKALQQGKVPFLLKLKHGLFDKLVYSKLRAAMGGQLQYAVSGGGPLGQRLGNFFYGIGITVLEGYGLTETTAPVTVNRPDLIKIGTVGRPLPGNAVKIAEDGEILAKGVSVMRGYFHRDDLSAEAFVDGWFRTGDIGQLDEDGFLSITGRKKEIIVTAGGKNVAPAQLEDQIRADALVSQCVVIGEGRPFIAALVTLDEEALPQWASHHGLDQGISVQDAAQSQVVLDAIQKVIDRANSSVSHAEAIKSFRIVPTDFTETSGHLTPSLKIKRAQVLKDFDGVVEEIYSAPKPA
- a CDS encoding ROK family glucokinase, which gives rise to MSSLTPEYRGSALAIGIDIGGTKVAAGVVDDQGTVLAELRRPTHGSDPRAVEATIVELVSELGADYPIGSVGIGAAGWMDLSGGTVLFSPHLAWRNEPLRQNLERLLNRPVMLTNDADGAAWGEWKFGKARGESRLVCITLGTGIGGAMVMDGRLERGRFGVAGEFGHQVIMPGGHRCECGNRGCWEQYASGNALGREARELARANSPVAQEILRAVDGDIDAITGAVVTERARQGDAASIELIEDIGSWLGLGLANLAAALDPGMFVVGGGLCEAGELLLAPTQRAFKRNLTGRGFRPAAAIELAELGAAAGMIGAADLSRSLRISEAGGAQR